In Populus alba chromosome 4, ASM523922v2, whole genome shotgun sequence, the genomic window attaactgggttaacccttcaaatcaggtcaacccgtcaaatctgtgattcgtgtcatgaaagtttgataactgaataggaaaaaaaaatttaggggttaacccagaaatagctgggttaacccgtcaaacccggaatccgtgtcatgaaagtttgataactaaatagaaaaaaatttaacgaaaaaattaattaaaaagaaaaaccagaaaaaaaaatctaggttaacGCGTCAAACCCGGAACtcatgtaatgaaagtttgataactaaatagaaaaaaattaaaacattaataaaaaaataaacaaaaaaatattaattaaaaaaaaataaagaaaacaaaacagcttaaaaaaacaaagaaaaaagaaaaaaaacagcttaaaaaaaaacaaatatagctAAGCGTTTCACTGTGAATTGCAttcgaaaaaattaattaaaaagagaaaaaaatccgcgttaacccattaaaccaaaaatctgtatcatgaaaatttaataactaaatagaaaaaaatttaatattaacaatgttctttaaaaaaaaaaaacattaattaaaaaaaaatagcttaaaaaagacaaagaagaagaaaagaagcctgaaaaaaaaaaaaaaaaaaaaaaaaaagagaagacagctcagcgtttcactgtggacttgcacagtgaaacactgagcagttttagttatagtttaattatgatattaaaatatgaaattggaagaaaaacactaatgaagaaaaaggaaaaaaaaattgaatcaactgggttaacccgctaaatcaggttaactcgtcaaacctgagatctgTGTTATAAGAGTGTAATaactaactagaaaaaaaatattaacaaactaaattaaacaaaaaaattaataaaaaagaaaacaaacaaagaaaaaattattggaagaaaaaaattaataaaaaaaaaaatctgaatcaacaaggttaatttgtcaaatctGAGATGTTATaagagtatgataactaaataaaaaaaattaatattaataaattaaattaaataaaaaaataatataaaaaaacttataattaaaaGGCATTTAGTTTTAATTGTGAATTGCACTGTACGTAATTCACATTAAAAGGATGCTCCTGCAAGTTGTTGGATCAGGCAGTCTTGTACATGCAAAGGGAAAGTGACATTAGCTTTGTGCAAGTAAAGAAGAGCGGAAGATGAAGTTGTAGTACGTAGTAGTTGAGGACAATGGAATGTCAACACGCAACGATATACCAAGGGACAAATTAGATGAATGAAATATCTTAATGTTTAAGgctctgtttgtttgtttgaaaataattttttttagaaaataaatttcagagaaaatgaattttggaaaagtgaattccgagaaagtatttcaatattttgatagtgtaatgaaaaatgagttggaaaacactttccagtgtttggttatgtcatggaaaatgagttgaaaaataacttattaatattttatttttttcaagtttattaaaataataaggaacaaatcttacaaattaaaaaaagttgaatgagaatgaaaattgaaaaaaaaaatataatttcataaattatctcaaataaaaataaataataatcaaaataatagagatcaaatctaaaaaattaaaaaaaaaaaaatgaaagatgaagaaattaaaataataataatcaacattttataaattatttcaaataaaataagtaacaatcaaaagaataaggaccaaatttgatagataaaaaatttcaataaaaatatgataaggaaaaagcaaatagcaattataaaaaataaggaccaaagttaatataaaaataaaattttaagaaatgaaattgaaaaataaatattcaaaacaaaatatatatagcaatcaaaagtttgaggatcaaatttgatataatcagcaaataatgacatttctaaatttttcacaacttccggaaagtgttttccccccaaaattttcaggaaaacactttcctgaaaaccaagtcaaattttccttttactggaaagtgttttccattgacccactttcctactggcaaacaaacacaagaaagtttggaaaatgatttcccggaaaccacttttcagaaaacaaacacagctaaaggaaaaacactttcctgaaaaccaagcaaagttttctttgactgaaattgactggaaagtatttttcgttgactagaaagtgttttccgttgatcaatttttctaatgacaaacaaacatggaaaagtttggaaaatagtttcccAGAAATTACTTTTCAGGAAACAAACATGTCCTAAGAATTTGCAAGCACCTAAAAAAGGCATGAAAATTTATGCAAGTTCCCAGCAAAGCAGAGTTGGATTTTGGAAAACTTGAAGAATAAGTTGAAAATTTGcttaatgataaataaagtGGCTAATGACATCATAGCCAATGAACAAAACAACAACGgtggtaaaaaaaacaaaggaaaataataGTCATGTGGGATGGCCAGTTCTAAGACGGTGAATGCAAGGGGGAGCTGGTCTTGGGGCCAAAAAGTGCTGAAATAAAGCAGTGAGAAAAGTTTTCTTGACTGATATTAAAGGGGAATtgctataatatatatagaatgCGAAAGGCCACATGGATATTGCCCCGCGTTCTGCATtaggttaatattaatttttaaaaaaatatataaaaaaatataaaagatataaaaaatgttttaagtgATATGGATTAGACAGCTATACCAGATTCGAGACCCTTAAATCTAACACTATACAACATCCAAGCTAATTGAATCTTCTTGTAATAGAACCTGaaacatattgtttttaatgaaagaGTGCTAAATAcagcttttaataaaaataaaggacaaAACAGTTATGAAACTATTGAAATCCACTGCAATGAGTTTTTATACAGTGCCACTTTATAGTAAAAAAGCCATGGATTTTAGTCTATACTAGTTATGTCACCTGTGTTGTGCTTTACTGTgagttagatatttttattttatataaaaaaaattatatatgcaggttttttcaatgcatttatgtagtttaaaaaatctaagttcaaataatttttttatgcttgcatgtaatcaaataaatcgagAACTAAGtgtgtgaataaataaataaaaaatcattaactataccttaatataaaacttgaaaaattaagagacaagtatatatcaatatattaatctTGAAAGACGGGAATTTACATAgttgtgtttgctaaatttatttattaatataatttttatttatttaagcaaacaataatagaaatagagaaattaaattgatcgaataaaataaaaaggaaaaaaaaaaatcatacaaggCTGCAcatattacaaatattatttgaaaataatttttttctatttttaaaaataatgttcattcataaaaaaaagataaaaaaattatagaagaatcagaaaaaactcttcaaatttaaatgcataactaaaaaaataactgtaTTTTAAAAGAGGCTCtccaaacaaaatgaaagagagaaagggtaataatttaaatataaaattaaaaaaaaattagagaaaaaactataaaacaagaatcattaattttaaaaaaaaattagaaaaaacaattatatataaaaaaataaaggccaAGCGTTGCTGGGCATGACCAATTTTATCCAGGCTTGCATGattaaactcttattattttattttttttgcaatttttttgttcgcccaatttttatttttttttaaatcagttgACGCGTCGCTTGCTAAGGCAAACATCGCGTCGTCTAATTTGTCTAGATTCCACCCACTATGGTGGCTGGAAAATagggcttttgttttttattttttacccaaaaacctatttttcaacctattttgaccaaaaacacctataaaacaTTGTAGAAATCGTGATAACCTCTATCTATAGcctaaaaaaaccttgaaacaaCCTAAGAAACCGAAATCAAcccaaattcaaaaatcaacacaagctcaatatttttttcacgaactttaaaggaaaaaaaaaccttaatatgTACTCCCCTCATCAAATAAactatttgatataaatatcgTTCGTTTTGATGGTCTCAATCGATGTTAAcgatacttttttctttttactatcGGAATTAGATgacttctctctctcctctctcaattaagaacaaaaaaatgacaaaaataaatttttgtaccagaattgaattggaaaaatattgagatactaaaattatataatttatgtgatttttaaagttcaagGACCAAAGTGCATCTTTTGTGACTTATGGCATGCCACCTATGATTaatgtctttttcattttagtccatCTTCTTTCAATCCTACCTTttcataagaaatcaaaatcaattggtctttaattaaaactaaatcatgggaaaaaaaaataaatttttgcacAACCCATCCACAACAATATATGAGAGGATGAACAATGGAGCCTTACACAATGAAAAACCCATGTCTTTTAGAGTAATAGTTAATATCCACAACGAGTCagatattttcatttcttataaaaaaaaattgtatttgcaGGTTTTTTCAACGCATTtctgtagttttaaaaaaatctaagttcaaataaaaaatttatgaatataTGTAATCAAATAAGTTGAGAACTAtgtgtgaataaataaataaataaaaaatcattaacgatATCTaaacaaacttgaaaaatctaaatcaagatatttaatcttgaaagatgagatatttatcctattgtgtttgctaaattttttattaaaataatttttctattgaaGCAAACGATAATAgaaataaagatacaaattaaattgataaaataaaataaaaaattatgcaagactacatatattagaaatattatttgaaaaataaatttttctattttcaaaaataaacttcatccatacaaaagattaaaaaaaaaattatagatgaataaaaaaaactcttcaaatttaaatgcataactaaaaaaaaacataatttaaaagagtctctccaaataaaatgaaagagagaaagagtaataatttaaatataaattagaaaaaaatagaaaaaaaaaccattaattttaaaaaagaattagataagaaaagaaaagaaaagaaaaggttgtttAGCCCACCCGCCTGAACCATTTTGTAAGGGCCCACGTGCAAACCTGCCTTAGCAAGCCGGTATGATtgggcctttattttttttgcaactaGGGTGTTCgccccattttttttaaaaaaaaaaattaaacaatgcatTGTCTAATTTGCCCACCACTGTAGTAGTTTGGAAATTggggtttaagtttttttttttttttttttacccaaaacatCATACGAACAATTATAAACCTATTTATGACCTAAAAAAATcacccaaaaaaacaaagaactctCTTCATTAAATGGAACTATCTGACACAAATATCGTTTGTTTTGTTTGTCTTAATCAGTGTCAacgacacttttttttttttttactgttgaaATCAGACAACCTCTCTCTCATTTCTCAACtaggaactaaaaaataataaaaataattttttataccaaaattaattagaaaaatatcgaGGTActgaaattgtataatttttgtgaattttaaagTTCATGTACCAAAATACATCTTTTGCGTAACTTATAGCATGTAATCAATGTTtggtgtcttttttattttaatcttttttcttttaatctcttctttttataagaaatcAAGATTAATTAGTCTTCATGATTAAAtcacaaaaaagaaatatattagaaaaccaaattgaaaaaataaaaagtcttgCGTAATCTTAAATAGCTTGTGGGGATAAACTGTTAGCCTTTtacggggaaaaaaaaatcatgccttTTTCAGAGTTATacttaattatttgttaatgttaattaatatatagacCTTTCCAGGCCATTAGCAATCTCTTTTAGTTGAGGTACAGAGAAAGCACCTTTTCCgccaaaacaaaagaacatgAAACTCTGGCTTGGGTGCTTGTATAGCCACAGCAAACACTTTGACACTGCATCATCTGAGGCACCCCTTTTTCTGACATCAACAATCATTGGCCCTATGCAGTATAAAGGTGGGGTTAAACCATTTGGAACACAGGCACCTCAGTGAGAGCTTTGATTGCTTGTGGTTCAACCATGTCGAAACTGTTCCATATCATCCCCCTCAAATTGGGAGCGTAGTGCCGAGACTATGGAATTCATGGTAGGCAGGATGGTCGCGATCAAGTAGGGGTTCGGGCAAGTGAGAGGTCTTTGTTGGGTGGCAGTCCAGGAAAGTGCAAACGGGAATCGGTTGGAAGGTCTTGGTAGTTTGGTTATGAGATAAGAAGATTAGTTCGGGATATGGAACTGATATACGAGGAAGTGTCAAAAGGCATGATCGCTAAGGAGATGTTGGGAGCTAGCGGCTGGTTGCAAGACAGGTCATTGTTTAGCCCTCACAGGTCAGATGAGCTCCTGAAAAAATGACGGAATGACTTCCAAAGGGTTTCAGATTCGGTCGATCTGCAAAAATGACTTTTCAGAAGACAGAAGAGTCTCCAGACACTTCACAGGGATGGTTATTCAAACATGCACCATGGGAACTAGTTATTGCCTATGAGCTGTATCtcataaaatgataataacCAATAGGGAATAACATAAGAAAAACCTCCTGTATACAAACCCCTCCCAAGACAGAAACAGTGTTCCAGCTTGCTTAAAAGTGCAAACTTAGGTAGAACTCTTCAGGAACAGAGgtaaaacttaaataaatgtGTAGTCGAATGAGACACAGTTTGACAAGTTCTGCATCTGTAACCTTCCTATACCCCCTAGTACCTGACTAACAATAAAAACCACCCTCATAAACAGTGCATGAGAAACCACCTTTCCATAATCACTAAATACAATGATGAAAAAACATGAGTTGAAGTGAACATCGCTCTAGTGCATAGTCACACCAAAATCTATGCTTCCACCATGGGAACTGCTGGCATTGCGACTGTGTAATGAAAGACCCCTCATGTGGCTATCCACATCAGAACCATCAACCTTCTTTTCCTGAAAGAATTTCTCCCTTTCAATGTGTTTCGCAGGTGGCGGTGGAATTACAACAGGTGCAGGATGTGCACTGGGTTCTTGTGGCTGCTCTGAAGGAAGTGGCCGTATAAGTGGACGGTTCAGCCTTTCTCCTGGAATGGTCGATCCAATTATGCCCAAAGGGAGATGCTCTTCTGAGTTGCCTTCATCTTCAGGTCTTGCACAggcctttccttttcttaaccTACCAAGTTTTGCATGGATATGGCAATATGAACCAGGAATAAATGCATGTAGTTCTGGAAGTTAAATATAATGTTACATGCTTAAAGATGCATACAGCATTAACTCCTTGCAAAAGTGGATTGGATATTGACTTGATTTGCAACTATAAGTTTCTTCTCGGAAGAGAAAATTTGCATTCTCATTTTCACCAAATACAAGCCTAGCCCTAATGAAGATGACACAAACATACCTTCGGAAAAGCTGTTCAggctcctcctcttcctctgatTCTTCATGATTAAAATGATTTGGGGCTGTGGTAGTTCTATTGGAAAAGGTATTCCTATCTGAAACTGTAGATCTCCCAGAAAGAAGGGCGTCATGTCTTGCCAGAACTTTCTGTAGCTGCTCATTCAATTCAATAGATAGAGAGACCAACTTTTCATCCCTGACtccaaagagaaaaggagaatcAATTCAAGAGCAATTACAAGTCTGGCTAATAATAAAGTCTGCCATAATGACCACAAAGCAGCCCTACCTAGAAGTCATCACAAGATGCATTACTCTCTGCTTTTGGAATGAACATTGTTCCACGAGATCAAGAGTAAACTCATTCTTTGCTCCCTGAAAGAAGAACATCATAAGAGTAGAATAAGAAATGCTAACTCATAATTCACTAATGCAGTTCacgacaaaaaaaagaagaaaaaggaatcaAGCAACAAGCAATTTATAAATGTTAACCATCCAAAATAGTACATGTGCCATTTACTTCTGTATTATAAGCTACAGCCTTGTAATCAACAGGAAACATTATGACACAGCAAAATTTGGCATTGAAGCAAAACAGATGATGTTAACATGCCAGCATTTTTACCATTAACAACCACACCTTAATCCCAAACTAGTTGGGGTCACCATATTAAATTGCCTGCTCGCATCAAATTATAAGTTCACATGAAGTATATTTTTATgcacaaacaagaaaaacacaacGCACTTTAATGTCAAGccctagaaaaaagaaaggatctTTTACATCATGTAATAGAGGATGTTGTTGAGAATTGAAACAATCAAGCAGAATGCTTGGAAATACCACGGTATAATAATCACATAATGCAGAAAATTAGTAGTTTTGTGTTTAAAAGGTTCAAGCCCAAAAAGGAAATCAAATATGGAAGTTGATCCAATATGAATTTAAGTAGGATCATGAGAGACATGGAAATGTGATTGATACAAATAAGCAGAAAAGCATTCCAAGACCAAACTCAAAATTGCAGGAAAGAAAAGTACATTTTGAGAATCAACAGCATCAAGGACTTCTTTCAAAACCTCCAGAGCATTACTAGCCTTCTGAATAATACTGCGTACAATAATGCAAGATTAAAAATGGTTATTCTTTTGCGGGCAAACAATTAAACCTCCTCTTCAGTGCGTGAATGATAGAAACTAGCACCTAGCCTACCTTAAGATCAGTGCATGATGCAACATACCTCAATACAAACAAAGGATTGAATTAGCAAAATATACCTGGATTCTGGAACAACTTGAGGCTCCACTGGTGCTGGCTGAGCAACCATTTCATGTCTAGAGGCAGCAAGTTCCCCATTGAGTGtaattttcttatttccttGGGAAGTCTGATTATTTGACGGTCTTTCGCTTGATGGTCTTTCACGAGGTCTCTGAGGAAATTGCATTCCGGCACTCtggaaaacaatttaaaacaagcTTACTTTCAAGAGTTAAAAAAATCCTGCACAGCAAAAgaacaattcaaatttttttcctattatacTGTGCAATTGTCACTGCTGCTGGTAAAACACCCAAGCTGATAAACCCACATTACAATAGAAAGTTTCGCGATGGCAAACAGTAAGAAGGGGAACTAGGGCTGGGACCATTGGCAAACAATTTCTAAAGCTCCAATTCATAGATATTTGGGGTACGCAAATTTCAGAACCTCACTAAGGGAAAAGAAAACTCCTAAATGACAAATTTGCACATAGAATTttgttgttcttattttttggaCTTCCAATGAGATTTTAAGTAGAAGCCTGTTGAGCTAGTAAGTTGTTCAAGTGACaaattttcttctaaatatGCAGACATGATGGCACAACAAGCTTGTTGGTTTTCTGTAAGGCCTGTCAACAGTAGAAATCATgtggacaaagaaaaagaaacagagacCCCTCAAACTATCAAATGTCAATGAATCTGCAGAAGTTGTAACCTAGCAGTGGTTAATTGGCATAAAAAGTAATTCTGACAAGCCACATGTTCCATACATTACCTACCACCAAATCATAATATGCAGTATAGTACTGCGGGAACTTTCCAGAAGCACCACCAAGAGATGTCTGTGTGGCATCTAGAAGAAGAAATACCCTTTCTCGTATAGGCAACTCTGTCTGTAATACAAGGAGAACAGGTAAATTTTTGTTACAACTCTGTAAAATGAGCCAAGAATCAACTAACTTTGTAAAAGTGAATGGTCAACCTTTTTCTTCACTATCTTGACAAGAACGGGCAGAATCCCTGTATCAATCACCTGTCTATGAACTTGCTCCCCAATATTGTTCATCAGCATCTCCAACAACTGCAAAAACAAGAGGTAATAAGTGTTTTAACCTATTTGCATTGTACCAAGCATATCTGCCATACAAAGCATGAGCATCAACCCACCATTACTGCATATAATTGAGTATTGGCATTCTTGCTTCCCAAACGCTTTTTAATAGCTTTAACAACATCTCTAGCTTGCCTGTGGAATAGAATCAACAGAACTGTTCCATGAATTCATCAATGATGACAAGCAAACAAATGAAGAACCAGTGTTCAAACTAACAGCTTGCTTTACCTACGCAGTATTTAGCAGAACCTTAAATACTGAAATTCTAAAAACATCATCTCGCAAAATCCAGTCTTTGAACAAGAGCATATTTAATACTAGTGGTCATTCCCTAAACATGATTTACCATGAACAACACATTTGAAATAACTAAAACAATGCAGACAATATGTTATACCTTTCATCATGTGCAACTAATTCACAgatttcaatatttttggtcCAATCTACTTCAGCCAGCTTATCATTGGTTGCAGAATTGACGAGCTCAGCTGCCATCTGCCTATTCAGGAATTCATaatgtaaagaaaaattaaagattggAAACACTCTTATGGCTTGTGGTCTATAAGACAGGAGAaagctaaataaaacaaatgagaagtggaataagaatttgcaataaaaattacaaataaccTCATATTGGCAATCACAGCTCAATTTCACATATAATCCCTACTCGTTACAATTTTACTAGTAGTTCATCAGTAACTCACTTCATGTCTGTGACTATGTATGCATACAAGCCAGATTATTGATTACACTCACAACACCCCTGACCTCCACACAATAAACAATTCACAAAACCAAAAGACAATAATGGAGTTTCAGGATGGCGACAGAAGTCCAACAATGTTAAATGGCCAAACAAAAGATAAGATCAGTACAGAGGGAAGATCAGGGAAGACATCAAccataaatctaaaataatttggatGGAAAAGGAGGGAAACATCCAGTCCTTTTTGAGATTGTAAAATGCAAGTCCAAATAAAGGGAAAACAATTAAATGGTGCCAGGCCAGCTGTAACATTAGGTGATAAAGAAATAACATGTTCATAAAATGAGTGTGGTCAAAATAAGAACGCTAACATGGAAACTTTGGTGGTGGAAAACAACTGATGGAACAAGAATTAATGCACTGATAAAGGCAGGGGAGGCaacaattaagataattttgatGGAAAGCCTTTTAAGATGGTCCGATCATATGAAACTAAAACCTTTAGACAAGAACAACATGGTGAGAGGTAGTCCAAAAAATAACGCATGCTGAGATTCGAATTTTGCAGAAATGCCAAAAAGAACTTAGACTTACTTTCCCTCAcaaaaagcaagaaacaaatcaaatgcGTGTCTTTAATATCCAGCAAACACCTTGAAAATGATTTAGCATCATTCGCTATTCTGCagacaacaaa contains:
- the LOC118050792 gene encoding TOM1-like protein 5 isoform X1, which translates into the protein MAAELVNSATNDKLAEVDWTKNIEICELVAHDERQARDVVKAIKKRLGSKNANTQLYAVMLLEMLMNNIGEQVHRQVIDTGILPVLVKIVKKKTELPIRERVFLLLDATQTSLGGASGKFPQYYTAYYDLVSAGMQFPQRPRERPSSERPSNNQTSQGNKKITLNGELAASRHEMVAQPAPVEPQVVPESSIIQKASNALEVLKEVLDAVDSQNGAKNEFTLDLVEQCSFQKQRVMHLVMTSRDEKLVSLSIELNEQLQKVLARHDALLSGRSTVSDRNTFSNRTTTAPNHFNHEESEEEEEPEQLFRRLRKGKACARPEDEGNSEEHLPLGIIGSTIPGERLNRPLIRPLPSEQPQEPSAHPAPVVIPPPPAKHIEREKFFQEKKVDGSDVDSHMRGLSLHSRNASSSHGGSIDFGVTMH
- the LOC118050792 gene encoding TOM1-like protein 5 isoform X2, which encodes MLLEMLMNNIGEQVHRQVIDTGILPVLVKIVKKKTELPIRERVFLLLDATQTSLGGASGKFPQYYTAYYDLVSAGMQFPQRPRERPSSERPSNNQTSQGNKKITLNGELAASRHEMVAQPAPVEPQVVPESSIIQKASNALEVLKEVLDAVDSQNGAKNEFTLDLVEQCSFQKQRVMHLVMTSRDEKLVSLSIELNEQLQKVLARHDALLSGRSTVSDRNTFSNRTTTAPNHFNHEESEEEEEPEQLFRRLRKGKACARPEDEGNSEEHLPLGIIGSTIPGERLNRPLIRPLPSEQPQEPSAHPAPVVIPPPPAKHIEREKFFQEKKVDGSDVDSHMRGLSLHSRNASSSHGGSIDFGVTMH